From a single Nicotiana tabacum cultivar K326 chromosome 8, ASM71507v2, whole genome shotgun sequence genomic region:
- the LOC107791754 gene encoding transposon Tf2-1 polyprotein isoform X1, with protein MYLQGDAKLWWRVKYEAIKAGEDALETWAELKAAIRLQFFPENVEYNSRRKLRELRQTKSVQDYVREFSALMLSIRDMGDKDKLFTFLEGLKPYARMELQRQRVDTLPKAIQAAECLGDYQMEARKDRPQPPARAGFKGGQSSNGGPSRSGGDRSSTKPKAPSTGSNSAASNNNDRGRKPPSGCRHCGGPHWNNECPQAQMNAHQTFDDGTDDDSDDADQTEPVGAFNAIVGSISEALAETSAGIRKKKDPCPATKKGKKKADDETPLKHERTLMFVEMKVNGKPIRAMVDTGATHNYLASTQVERLGLVVGKGRGRVKAINSPPQPVGGIAKEVPVKLGPYEGKFNLRVVIIDDFELIVGLEFLRQTNTMPVPYADMLLMMEANETKPCIIPCMPMKMAVENISALQLKKGVKRNEPTFLATLCIEDVERSSGPIPEPVKELLLEFEDVMPQDMPKRLPPRRTVDHEIELVLGAKPPARTPYRMSQPELTELRRQLTEMLDTGIIVPSKSPYGSPVLFQKKHDGSLRLCVDYRALNKITVKNKYPIPLMADLFDRLGGATVFTKIDPKTGYWQVRIAEGDEHKTTCVTRYGSYDFLVMPFGLTNAPATFCTLMNQVFREYIDEFVVVYLDDIVVYSQTLEEHLMHLRKVLARLREHELYAKLSKCSFAQKQIDFLRHVIEEGRIKMDQQKIQAITDWPPPKDIHALRAFLGLCNFYRRFVKDYSLIAVPLTELLKKVTPWEWGPKRTEAFNALKAAMSSSPVLALPDLAKPFEVQTNASDYALGGVLLQEGHPVAYESRKLKDVERRYAAHEKELLAVVHCLRLWRHYLLGTPFVVKTDNTAVSHFMTQPKLNGRQARWQELLAEFHFNLEYRSGKTNHVADALSRRADLALVCLLATLRGSEVATSIKDQIQDLLIKDPAAQYLVDLVGQGKTRQFYMEDGFLKVKGNRLYVPKGGDLRRTLLAECHDTLWAGHPGEERTMALLRRAYYWPQMTDDVAQYVKTCLVCQKDKSDRLTQAGLLEPLAVPKRPWESVSLDFITGLPKVGDLTTILVVVDRFSKYATFIAAPQYISAEDTARLFFSHVVKYWGLPKDIVSDRDSRFTSNFWTQLLSALGRS; from the coding sequence aggccggtgaagatgctctcgaaacatgggcagaactgaaggcagccatccgcctacagttcttccccgaaaatgtcgaatacaattcaaggagaaagctacgggagctccgccagaccaaatctGTGCAGgactacgtgcgggaattctccgcgctcatgctaagcatacgcgacatgggggacaaagacaagctcttcactttcctagaagggctgaaaccttatgcccgtatggagctacaaagacaacgggtagataccctgcccaaggcgatccaagcagctgaatgccttggggactatcaaatggaagctcggaaggataggcctcagcCACCTGCCCGagcgggattcaaagggggccagtctagcaatggtggccctagcagaagtgggggagatcggagctCAACCAAACCTAAGGCTCCCTCCACAGGCAGCAACAGTGCTGcgtctaacaacaatgatcgggggaggaagcctccttcaggatgccgtcattgcggcggaccacattggaacaatgagtgcccacaggcacagatgaacgcccatcagacttttgatgatgggacggatgacgacTCAGACGATGCGGATCAGACTGAACcagtaggtgccttcaatgcaattgttggctccatttctgaggcATTAGCAGAGACTAGTGctggtatccgtaagaagaaggacccatgtccagccaccaagaaagggaaaaagaaggcggaTGATGAGACTCCTCTTAAGcacgagaggaccttaatgttcgttgagatgaaggtgaatggcaagcccattcgggccatggtagacacgggtgctacccacaactacttagcctcgactcaggtggagcgccttGGTCTAGTTGTAGGGAAAGGTAGAggccgtgtcaaggctatcaactcacctccccagccagtgggtggaatagccaaagaagtaccggtgaagcttggcccttacgaaggaaaattcaacctgcgcgtggtgatcatagatgacttcgagttgatagttggattggaattcctaaggcaaaccaacaccatgcctGTACCGTATGCTGACATGTTACTGATGATGGAAGCAAACGAgaccaagccctgcattatcccgtgcatgcccatgaagatggccgttgaaaacatctcggccttgcagttgaagaagggggtcaaaagaAATGAACCCACGTTCCTAGCAACCCTCTGCATCGAAGATGtagaacgctcctcgggtcccattcctgaacccgtgaaggagctactactagagtttgaagatgtcatgccacaagacatgccaaagcgactACCGCCTAGGCGCACTGTGGACCATGAAATTGAGTTGGTGCTGGGCGCGAAGCCACCCGCCCGGACgccttacagaatgtcacaacccgaactcaccgagcttcggaggcaattgacggaaatgctagacacagggattatcgtgccctccaagtccccatatgggtcccctgtgctattccaaaagaaacatgatggtagtctacgactctgtgtggactatcgggctctaaacaaaattactgtgaagaacaagtaccctattccgctaatggcagacttgttcgatagactgggtggtgcgacggtgttcaccaaaatagacccgaagacaggttattggcaagttcggattgcagagggtgatgagcacaagacgacctgtgtgacaagatatgggtcatACGATTTCCTggttatgccattcggcttgactaacgccccagctacgttttgcactttgatgaaccaagtcttccgagagtacattgatgaatttgtggtggtctacttggatgacattgtggtatatagccaaacattggaggaacacctgatgcacttgcggaaggtcctagctcgattgcgggagcatgaactatatgcgaagctatctaagtgctcctttgctcaaaagcaaattgacttcctcagacatgtcatcgaggaagggcggatcaagatggaccagcagaagattcaggcaatcacagattggccgccgcctaaggatatccacgccttgagggCGTTCCTTGGTCTATGCAATTTTTATCGACGATTCGTGAAAgactactccctcattgcagtaccattgacagaactcctcaagaaggtcacgccttgggaatggggacccaagcgaacggaggccttcaacgcattgaaagcggctatgtctagtagccccgtcttggcccttcctgatctggccaagccattcgaagtacaAACAAATGCATCTGACTATGCCCTCGGTGGAGTcctgctacaagaagggcatcctgtAGCATACGAGAGTCGAAAGCTAAAAGATGTagagcggcgctatgccgcccatgagaaagaattattggctgtcgtcCACTGCTTGCGCCTCTGGAGGCACTATCTTCTGGGAACCCCGTttgtggtcaagacagacaacacagctgttagccatttcatgacccaaccgaagttgaatggtcgacaggccaggtggcaggaactcctagctgaattccacttcaacctggagtaccgaagtgggaagaccaatcatgttgctgatgcgctcagtcggagagctgatctagcattgGTGTGCTTGCTCGCCACCCTAAGGGGAAGCGAAGTAGCCACCTCCATCAAGGACCAGATACAGGATTTACTCATCAAAGAccctgctgcacagtatttggttgatttggtaggacagggcaagactcgccagttctacatggaagatggttttctgaaagtgaaagggaaccgactttatgttcctaaaggaggagacctacgaaggactcttctggcggaatgtcatgatactctgtgggccggccatcccggtgaagaacgcaccatggcgttactccgccgtgcatattattggcctcaaatgaccgatgacgttgctcagtatgtgaagacttgtctagtatgccagaaggacaaGTCAGACCGCTTAACACAGGCgggactcttggaaccactagctgtcccaaagagaccttgggaaagtgtttccctggatttcatcaccggattgcccaaggtcggagatctaacaactatcttggttgtggtagatcggttttccaaatatgctacctttattgctgccccacaatatatatcagcagaagatacagctcgactcttcttctctcatgtcgtcaaatattggggcctacccaaagacattgttagtgatcgtgactcacgctttactagcaacttttggacccaactcttaagtgccttgggtcgaagctga